In Lycium ferocissimum isolate CSIRO_LF1 chromosome 11, AGI_CSIRO_Lferr_CH_V1, whole genome shotgun sequence, a single genomic region encodes these proteins:
- the LOC132036962 gene encoding D-amino-acid transaminase, chloroplastic-like encodes MAASNSSFDQTSAIATKAKNGEDFSVHVFSSSTELLEKLHEKWSSVKQQPYPAMYSSVFGGIILDPAMMVIPMDDHMVHRGHGVFDTAIVLDGYLYELDVHLNRFLRSASKARVASPFTFSELKSILIQLAAVSKCTKGTLRYWLSAGPGDFLLSPAGCPTSAFYAVVIDEDFAQCKEGVKVITSAIPMKSPLFATMKNVNYLPNVLSKMEAEDKGVFASIWVDEEGYIAEGPNVNVAFITSDKELILPSFDKILSGCTAMRLLQLAHKLVEQGSLKCVKTTDITVEDAKRAAEMMYVGSTLPLLPIIMWDEKPIGNGEVGELTMALSDLLWEDMAAGPESQRIPVPYA; translated from the exons ATGGCAGCCTCAAACTCTTCTTTTGATCAGACATCAG CTATAGCAACAAAGGCTAAGAATGGTGAAGATTTCTCAGTTCATGTGTTTTCGTCCTCAACCGAG TTACTTGAGAAGTTGCACGAGAAGTGGAGTTCAGTGAAGCAGCAACCCTATCCAGCAATGTATTCTAGTGTATTTGGTGGAATCATTCTTGATCCAGCAATGATGGTTATTCCAATGGATGATCACATGGTTCATCGTGGACATGGTGTCTTTGACACAGCTATTGTTCTTGATGG CTATCTGTACGAATTGGATGTCCACCTTAATCGCTTTCTTAGATCAGCATCCAAAGCCAGGGTCGCGTCTCCATTTACGTTTTCAGAACTTAAAAGCATTCTAATTCAACTTGCTGCAGTATCAAAGTGCACGAAAGGCACTCTGAGATATTGGTTGAGTGCGGGGCCCGGGGACTTCTTACTCTCTCCAGCTGGATGCCCGACATCTGCATTCTATGCTGTGGTGATTGATGAGGATTTCGCACAATGCAAAGAAGGGGTAAAAGTGATAACTTCTGCGATCCCCATGAAATCACCTCTTTTTGCTACTATGAAAAATGTAAACTACCTCCCGAATGTCCTCTCCAAAATGGAGGCCGAGGATAAGGGAGTGTTTGCATCTATCTGGGTTGACGAAGAAGGTTATATCGCTGAGGGTCCGAATGTGAATGTTGCTTTTATAACTTCTGATAAGGAGCTTATCTTGCCTAGCTTTGATAAGATCCTAAGTGGGTGTACAGCTATGAGGCTACTTCAACTTGCACACAAGTTGGTCGAGCAAGGAAGTTTGAAATGTGTCAAAACTACTGACATCACAGTTGAAGATGCTAAACGAGCTGCTGAAATGATGTATGTTGGAAGCACACTTCCTTTGTTACCAATCATCATGTGGGATGAGAAACCTATTGGAAATG GGGAAGTGGGAGAATTGACAATGGCACTCTCGGATTTACTTTGGGAAGATATGGCAGCTGGCCCAGAATCACAGAGAATTCCAGTTCCATATGCTTAA
- the LOC132037178 gene encoding homeobox-leucine zipper protein ATHB-52, giving the protein MNSSFNSQNLQKYQSLPKHNKKRLNQEQLKLLEASFDSTKKLEPEKKLQLARDLGVPSRQISIWYQNRRARWKSQNLENDYNALQLKLETALSEKMQLEKETETLRGELQRANEMLIALKSGAQGQMREFALSSCCEDVMSYSTTWVYSDEANYNLQFDELYAMIGAEEGSNKCCSTW; this is encoded by the coding sequence atgaatagttccttcaattctcaaaacttacaaaaataccAGTCTcttccaaaacacaacaaaaaaagGCTAAATCAAgaacaacttaagcttttagagGCGAGTTTCGACTCAACCAAAAAACTCGAACCGGAGAAAAAACTCCAACTGGCAAGAGATTTAGGGGTTCCGTCACGACAAATTTCAATATGGTATCAAAACAGGAGAGCAAGGTGGAAGAGTCAGAACTTGGAGAATGACTATAACGCCCTTCAACTCAAGCTTGAAACTGCATTATCTGAGAAAAtgcaacttgaaaaagaaactGAAACTCTTAGAGGAGAGTTGCAAAGAGCAAATGAAATGTTAATTGCACTGAAGTCAGGTGCACAAGGGCAAATGAGGGAATTTGCACTTAGTTCATGTTGTGAAGATGTGATGAGCTATAGTACTACATGGGTATATAGTGATGAGGCTAATTACAATTTGCAATTTGATGAGCTTTATGCTATGATAGGTGCAGAAGAAGGGTCCAATAAATGTTGTTCAACTTggtga
- the LOC132036941 gene encoding E3 SUMO-protein ligase MMS21 has product MASTSDAGSGVATGRIRSHTSALYSDNQSLIREIRKAVATMKDIAVGFERDERTEMVKDLEAGVIQLLAASDECMHLSEAIQSIGDELEPGPEPTNFKRKFDEEIAKSKARSSSNAQNQPLLRQFREAIWHVHHAGQPLPGDEQEDIIMTSTQCNLLNMTCPLSGKPVTELADPVRSMDCKHIYDKKAIMQYMKSKNTRGQCPVAGCPKILKAQRVLCDPFLLIEIDEVRSMSKQNADAIEDFTTFDEED; this is encoded by the exons ATGGCTTCAACGTCCGACGCCGGCAGCGGCGTAGCTACCGGAAGAATAAGATCTCACACATCGGCGCTGTACTCCGACAATCAATCCCTCATTCGT GAAATTAGGAAGGCTGTTGCTACGATGAAGGATATCGCGGTTGGCTTTGAGAGAGATGAGAGAACTGAAATG GTAAAGGATCTTGAAGCTGGTGTTATTCAGTTGTTGGCAGCATCTGATGAGTGCATGCATCTTTCTGAGGCAATTCAGTCGATAGGTGATGAATTAGAGCCTGGGCCAGAG CCAACAAATTTTAAGAGgaagtttgatgaagaaattgcaaaatCAAAGGCTAGATCATCGTCTAACGCTCAGAACCAGCCTTTGTTGAGACAATTCCGGGAAGCCATCTGG CATGTTCATCATGCAGGACAGCCACTGCCAGGTGACGAGCAGGAGGACATTATAATGACCAGTACACAATGCAACCTTCTGAATATGACTTGCCCATTAAGTGGAAAGCCTGTTACTGAACTTGCAGATCCAGTTCGTAG CATGGACTGCAAGCATATATACGATAAGAAGGCTATTATGCAGTACATGAAGTCCAAAAACACACGTGGTCAATGTCCTGTTGCAG GTTGTCCGAAAATTCTTAAGGCACAGAGGGTGTTATGTGACCCTTTCTTGCTTATAGAAATTGATGAAGTCCGCTCCATGAGTAAACAAAATGCTGATGCAATAGAGGATTTTACTACATTTGATGAAGAGGATTGA